Sequence from the Bacteroidota bacterium genome:
TCCCGTGTATACCCGTCCTGCACACCAGCAGTGCCGGAACACAGCACCGGTCCTGCGTAAAGGATTGACGATGACGCAAGAAAACGCCTGCGGGACAGAAGATGATTCATGCTTTCACCTTGGGGTTGTGATAGGGACTTCTGAGACTACGGAGTTGAGGGGTCAAGTGTTGCGGGGAATGGAGATTATCTGACGGCGAGAGCCTGTTTCACCCGGCGTATGCACTTTCCCGGATTCCTGGCAAGGTCGTGTTCCCCAATGCAGATGACTTTCTAACCTGTTCTTCGGAGTTGACGGTTTACCCGTCCATTTTCCTGAAATCCTGCAGCGTGAGATTGAATATCTTGCCGAATCCCGCCACAAACCGCGCCGTGAACGGCTCTATGAAGTACAAGCCGAAATCCCCGAGCGAGAAGTTCATTGACGCATCGGGAAATTTATCGAGGTACGCAGACCTCCCCGCTTCGTACTCCGGCGATCCTTCTTCGAGGCGGAGGGCTTCTCCCTGAATCGAGACACGTGCAAGCGTGAGCGGATTGCGCGAACCGTCATCGGCTTCGGCGAGCATCAGACTCACGCGGGCATCGTACAGGATGTTTTGCGTGTGATGCGCCAGTCTGCTGATGTGCAGATAGAAGTCCGTGCACTCGGCCGATGCGGCAAAGAGAACCATCGACACCTCCGGCGCGCCGCTGCGCAGCGTACCCAACGCCGCTGTCCGTGTGGCGCGGATGAGATTCAGAAGGGTTCGCTGAGATTGTGGAGACATGAGTTCACTGAATTTGAGATTCAGATGGACGGAGATTGAGCATTGTTAGTTCTTGTGCAGATGAGAGCAAAACTGCTAGCAACTGATATCCACGGTAGAAGGCTCATTATCCTGTCAGACTTCTCCAAGTTGTGCTTAGCACAAAGCAAGCGGACATTCCTTGCTGTTAGGCTTGACCCACCTTTTGAAAATGGAATGTCGTGATCATAGTGAAGGTTCTTTGTCGAACCACATTCTACACACCTTCCCCCATCTCTTTTCCAAACCTCCAGCTTAACATTAGTCGGGATGAGTCGGTTATGTGGAAGTTCGACGGTGCGTCCCAACGGTTTCTTTTGTACGGGTTTGAGATAGAACTTAAACACCTTCCGCTTGCCGTCAGATACAATCTTTGCATCGACAAGTTCAAAGAAACCTTTGTAACACCAGATGCCTCTGGCTATTTTCTCATAAACCTTCACCAACTCCGGCCGCTTTCTTAATCCTCCTTTGAAGTCCATCGCGACTCGAAAGAATTTGCCGTTTTCCGTCCACGACCCCTTCGGTGTTGTTAACGGTTGGTCTACAATCTTAGGATTCGGAATAACCTTTGACTTTTTCTGGTCATGACCTTCATATACGAGATTTCCTGTGTACGGGTCTATTTGATCAGCGTATGGGGCGCCCTTTCTGACTGACATCAGGAAGACGGAGTATTTGACTCCAGTACCAAAGTTCATTCCCTTCTGTAGGGGTGCCTTTTCTGCATGGGTCATTTC
This genomic interval carries:
- a CDS encoding pyridoxamine 5'-phosphate oxidase family protein; translation: MSPQSQRTLLNLIRATRTAALGTLRSGAPEVSMVLFAASAECTDFYLHISRLAHHTQNILYDARVSLMLAEADDGSRNPLTLARVSIQGEALRLEEGSPEYEAGRSAYLDKFPDASMNFSLGDFGLYFIEPFTARFVAGFGKIFNLTLQDFRKMDG